A DNA window from Myripristis murdjan chromosome 19, fMyrMur1.1, whole genome shotgun sequence contains the following coding sequences:
- the aatkb gene encoding serine/threonine-protein kinase LMTK1 isoform X3, with amino-acid sequence MHFLEEGKPYRTLQHPALLQCLAQCTEVTPYLLVMEFCPLGDVKGYLRSCRSAETMTPEPLILQRMACDIAAGLLHLHKHNFTHSDLALRNCLLTADVSVKLGDYGLSHSKYKDDYYVTSDQMYVPLRWIAPELVDEVHGNLLMADQTQQSNIWSLGVTIWELFELGNQPYRHYSDRQVLTYAVREQQLRLPKPLLKVPLAERWYEVMQFCWLQPDQRPNAEEVHLLLSYLCAKGASEAEEDFERRWNSLRPNAGHNSHRAASAMPPSSTSSSFPLLEQFSNGDGYHSESGDDILTVTETSHGLNFEYKWEQARAEQPYRASASSGTLGQVNHHCQDAFYPPGGIVGGCPMEGLSLGVSPSYYEPKQLHAPGVVPVLSAHSPSVSSEYYIRIEEPVDCNIDLDYTMCSYSPEYQGSSGSFLTGSADSGECIACPTQAKNMGTYWSADIHKSDVYDSHDSSPAISLTMEPLLGQVSDSSPLRPWESGHYVSYKDRDGGYYYEHSPPRGMENHYLIGREHHNEHHQESWGSRSLRQALGELENPLGISPSVNSPPQQAYIDPYLDTSQSSIIGKNVTGGYYDMMGSLRKTMPNHTSHVRHHSHSVSINMETEGALFIGHRDSDSEEEEEEDIFIERHSCNTWPSKHSHSSLGHHRRASHSCRQDTYVDFHYTMPSTDIEDSWPEEHSLAYHSLPKPIDYLEPHQAKDNSTCLSLTKHHTMVPSENCNAYVYLCHEGETQVPVAGECCHAHFVDPLTGLLVRNYSHTNYVRDKVIDIPSNEESINLSPAPGGPIVAKPALIKTDAPTQGITEQYVDLAIHDTPCKEKKEDMIKESPIMHNYTEPKLEEMTLTMTKTTPPPTDNMHAMQALKEPVSELCHTVDSGVDRSVGLADILDCSDDDEDDDITDDITDVTSGIFADESSELNASPAFKHLQKQVGTPDSMDSMDLPSAAGSSEGFSPASSHPSNSPKAMDSGYDTENNESPEFIPKEPHEPRDQPQGKSTLDTSLEEEEEEEEEAKVVPKESEPSLCEDLALVDSQTGDQVLLPLSDKNPYRDSAYFSDYENERLSRDEGDELPEKAKFDENVGNEQSITEKSEKSKNEGEAEVKDIVENKETEIELKMKEMHNALTDSPPQEIEAYMTEECGQDEGLGLSLEPSDPASTAEVGLDEWPSQEDSSSLGDWAAEVVGAMEEALGALNGDCTSRVKVNEEEEVDAKDSSQAVERAEEPAIKHIQSRSSGISGEVPHTLPKDEVALQHTANTRRFSSSSSPPPSTPPPPLPAMEGRVSPADGEEADEEDGDSDDSEESDEELRTYSVQEQSGGEESEDECHPVPIVVSDNSDAHNLRSLLKMPTLLSSESLEDELERKKKVVSFFDDVTVYLFDQESPTKELAEHGFPPGAEGQSSQSKPHERVNASDDSSDGNISEESAGYEWEDDFPLLPLPTSKMASDSPPPRSIPKAPDSKPVVQFSRFTVSPSNVSRFSITHVSDSDMDSAGGSSEDGDKE; translated from the exons TGACCTGGCTCTGAGGAATTGCTTGTTGACTGCTGACGTCTCAGTGAAACTAGGAGACTATGGCCTATCCCACTCAAAGTACAAG GATGACTATTATGTGACATCAGATCAGATGTATGTGCCGCTGCGCTGGATAGCTCCAGAGCTCGTTGATGAAGTACATGGCAACCTGCTAATGGCTGATCAGACCCAACAGAGCAACATCTG GTCTCTGGGTGTGACTATCTGGGAGCTGTTTGAGCTGGGCAACCAGCCCTACAGACACTACTCTGACAGACAAGTATTGACCTACGCTGTGAGGGAGCAGCAGCTCCGACTGCCTAAGCCCCTGCTCAAAGTACCCCTGGCGGAGCgctg GTATGAAGTGATGCAGTTCTGCTGGCTCCAGCCTGATCAAAGACCCAATGCAGAAGAAGTCCACTTACTACTCAGCTACCTGTGTGCCAAAGGAGCCAGTGAGGCTGAAGAGGACTTTGAAAGGCGCTGGAACTCTTTGCGTCCCAATGCTGGACACAACAGCCACCGTGCTGCCTCTGCCATGCCACCCTCATcaacctcttcctccttccctcttcttGAGCAGTTCTCAAATGGTGATGGCTACCACTCAGAGTCTGGGGATGATATACTGACAGTCACTGAGACCAGCCATGGTCTCAATTTTGAGTACAAATGGGAGCAGGCAAGGGCAGAGCAGCCTTACAGAGCCTCAGCCTCTTCTGGTACTTTGGGTCAGGTCAACCACCATTGCCAGGATGCATTTTACCCACCAGGGGGGATTGTGGGAGGCTGCCCAATGGAGGGCCTCAGCCTTGGGGTCTCTCCCTCTTACTACGAGCCCAAACAGCTCCACGCTCCAGGGGTGGTTCCTGTCCTTAGTGCCCATAGCCCCTCAGTAAGCAGTGAATACTACATTCGAATCGAGGAGCCGGTAGACTGCAACATTGACCTGGACTATACCATGTGCTCTTACAGTCCAGAGTACCAGGGCAGCAGTGGAAGCTTCCTTACTGGAAGTGCTGACTCGGGGGAGTGCATTGCTTGCCCAACACAGGCTAAGAATATGGGCACCTATTGGTCTGCAGACATCCATAAATCAGACGTGTACGACTCACATGATTCAAGCCCTGCAATCTCCCTGACAATGGAGCCTCTTCTGGGTCAAGTGTCAGACAGCAGCCCCTTGAGACCATGGGAGTCCGGCCACTATGTGTCCTATAAGGATCGAGATGGGGGTTACTACTATGAACACTCACCCCCTAGGGGCATGGAGAACCACTACCTGATAGGAAGGGAACATCACAATGAGCACCATCAGGAAAGCTGGGGGTCAAGGAGCCTGCGTCAGGCACTAGGAGAGTTGGAGAATCCACTAGGCATATCTCCCTCTGTCAATAGCCCACCTCAGCAAGCCTATATTGACCCTTACCTGGACACAAGCCAAAGCTCCATCATAGGAAAGAACGTGACTGGGGGCTACTATGACATGATGGGCTCTCTGAGGAAGACAATGCCCAACCACACCAGCCATGTCAGGCACCacagtcattcagtcagcatCAACATGGAGACAGAGGGGGCGCTCTTCATCGGGCACAGAGACAGTGattcagaggaggaagaagaggaggacatATTTATTGAGAGGCACAGCTGTAACACATGGCCCTCaaaacacagccacagcagtCTGGGTCACCATAGACGAGCAAGCCATAGCTGCAGACAGGACACTTATGTAGATTTCCACTACACAATGCCTAGCACAGACATTGAAGATTCGTGGCCAGAGGAACACAGCCTGGCCTACCACTCTCTACCCAAACCCATTGACTACCTTGAGCCCCACCAGGCCAAAGACAACAGCACCTGCCTTAGCTTGACTAAACACCACACAATGGTGCCCTCAGAGAACTGTAATGCCTATGTCTACCTGTGCCATGAGGGAGAGACTCAGGTGCCAGTGGCTGGAGAGTGCTGCCACGCTCACTTTGTTGACCCCCTCACTGGCTTGCTTGTGAGAAACTACAGCCACACCAACTATGTCAGAGATAAAGTTATTGATATACCAAGTAATGAagaatcaatcaatctatcacCGGCTCCTGGAGGTCCCATTGTAGCCAAACCTGCCTTGATAAAGACTGATGCCCCTACCCAAGGCATCACAGAGCAGTATGTTGACCTTGCAATTCATGATACTCCCTGcaaagagaagaaggaagatATGATCAAGGAAAGTCCAATCATGCATAACTACACAGAGCCTAAACTAGAAGAAATGACATTGACAATGACTAAGACCACTCCTCCTCCTACAGACAATATGCATGCAATGCAGGCCCTCAAAGAGCCCGTGTCAGAGTTGTGTCATACCGTGGACAGTGGTGTTGACCGAAGTGTCGGACTAGCTGACATCCTTGACTGCAGTGATGACGATGAGGATGATGACATTACCGATGACATCACTGATGTCACCTCAGGCATCTTTGCTGATGAGTCTAGTGAACTGAATGCCTCACCTGCCTTTAAGCATTTACAGAAACAGGTAGGAACTCCTGATTCCATGGACTCCATGGATCTGCCATCTGCAGCCGGGTCTTCCGAAGGTTTCAGCCCTGCATCCTCCCACCCTTCAAACTCACCTAAAGCTATGGACAGTGGTtatgacacagaaaacaatgaaagcCCTGAGTTCATCCCCAAGGAACCTCATGAGCCCCGTGACCAACCTCAGGGGAAGTCTACCCTTGATACtagcctggaggaggaggaggaggaggaggaggaggctaaGGTGGTACCCAAAGAGAGTGAACCATCACTGTGTGAAGATTTGGCCTTAGTGGACTCACAGACTGGTGACCAGGTTCTTTTACCTCTAAGTGATAAGAACCCATACAGAGATTCTGCCTACTTTTCAGACTATGAGAACGAGAGGCTGTCCAGGGATGAAGGGGATGAACTGCCAGAGAAAGCAAAATTTGATGAAAACGTTGGCAATGAACAATCCATAACAGAAAAGAGTGAGAAAAGCAAGAATGAAGGGGAAGCAGAAGTAAAGGACATTGTCGAGAACAAAGAGACTGAAATTGAacttaaaatgaaagaaatgcatAATGCATTAACAGATTCTCCTCCACAAGAAATAGAGGCATACATGACTGAGGAGTGTGGCCAGGATGAGGGACTGGGATTGTCCTTGGAGCCCTCTGACCCTGCCTCCACTGCTGAAGTAGGGCTGGATGAATGGCCATCTCAAGAAGACAGCTCATCCCTGGGAGACTGGGCAGCAGAGGTGGTGGGGGCCATGGAGGAAGCTCTTGGTGCACTGAATGGAGATTGTACCTCTAGAGTCAAGGtaaatgaagaggaagaggtggacGCAAAAGACTCCTCTCAAGCTGTAGAAAGAGCAGAGGAGCCAGCAATCAAGCATATTCAAAGCAGGTCTTCGGGAATATCTGGTGAAGTTCCACACACCTTACCAAAAGATGAGGTAGCTTTGCAGCACACAGCAAACACCAGACGattttcatcctcctcttctccacctccatcaactccaccccctcctctccctgcaaTGGAGGGCCGGGTGTCTCCTGCTGATGGGGAAGAGGCCGACGAGGAGGATGGCGACTCGGATGACAGCGAAGAGTCAGATGAGGAGCTGCGGACCTACAGTGTGCAGGaacagagtggaggagaggagagtgaggatGAATGCCATCCGGTGCCCATTGTGGTGAGTGACAACAGTGATGCCCACAACCTGCGCAGCCTCCTCAAGATGCCCACCCTGCTTTCATCAGAGAGCCTGGAGGATGAGCTTGAGCGCAAGAAGAAGGTGGTGTCCTTCTTTGACGATGTCACCGTCTATTTGTTTGATCAG GAAAGCCCTACTAAAGAGCTGGCTGAACATGGCTTCCCCCCAGGAGCAGAGGGTCAAAGTTCACAAAGCAAACCTCATGAAAGGGTTAATGCCTCAGATGACTCCTCAGATGGGAACATCTCAGAGGAGA GTGCAGGTTATGAGTGGGAAGATGACTTCCCCCTGCTCCCTCTACCAACATCCAAGATGGCATCTGACTCTCCTCCACCTCGCTCCATCCCCAAGGCCCCAGACTCCAAACCAGTTGTGCAGTTCTCCCGCTTCACCGTCTCCCCGTCCAATGTGTCCCGTTTCTCAATCACACACGTGTCTGACTCTGATATGGACTCAGCAGGAG GGAGCAGCGAAGATGGAGACAAGGAGTAA